The genome window CAGGTTGGTTTGCAGGATGATCCTCAGGGAGGGGGTTATAGTTTGGATCCTCTTCAGGTGTGTCAAATACCATCTTCCTGGCAAGGGATACACGCATCCCATCAAGCAGCGACGTTAACAAAGTGAgctgaagacaaagaaaacccCCCAGCCCTCCAGGAATGCCCTAACCCTTCACAGGGTCTGGCTGCACAGAACGTCCCATGCCAgaaaggacccacaaggattactgagtccaactcccagctccacacaggagTGCCTAGAAATTGAATCATACGCCTAAGAGAGTTGTCCAAACACCTCCTGAGCTCTGGCAGGCTTcgtgctgtgaccactgccctgctgcacaaACACTCTGCTCAACATGCAACGACAACAATACCTCAATCTCAAGGACAGCTTTGATCACTAACGTGAAGCAGAACACGTTCTAACTTCTTAAACCACAAAAgtacttcaggaaaacaaaatcctaCCTGTATCTAGCACTTCCACAAAAAGAAGGCTCCAGTTCAGCTAGCAAAACTTATGGTACCACTAGCTGCCCTGTACACACACAGTGTGCAAAGTGccagtgctttctgcagcaaagGCTTGAACTGTTGAGCACAGATGCTATAACCACACAGCTGGGTCCCATGGCTTAACACAATGTAGCAGAAGCTGCAGTAAGACTAACAGTCAAAGCCAGGTTACTCTACAAAGCCACAGACCTGTTTGCCATGGAAGCAACCCAAGTTGGGAAGCAACACAGTAAACCCAAgaattaaaatctgctttacTTACAGGAAGCTGGGAGTCAAAAGCAACTTCTTTCCTCCAGGCTGGTTGGGAAAGACATCTTCCAAGAAATAATAGATATGACCCACTGCAATCCCTGGGGAGAGATGCCACCAAGGTCAGGCCCAGCTGTgcctcctctgcctgctggaCCTGAGTTGCTGGAGCTAAAGCAGGATGAACCCCTGAGACCACCAGAGCACACAGCTCCCGTCAGATCCACCTGAGCTGTGTGTCAGCAGCGAGGTTGTTGGCTGTGGTCATGCTTTACATGGGCGcagaggcaggcagggcagAACCAGATGCCCAGGAGACCATACACAGCCCAAGCATCATGCTGAGCTCACCACACCCGGCTGCCACCTCTGGCTAAGATGCAGCAAGATACAAggtgctgagctcagcccccagcctggccacacagcagcctcagccAGCTCACTTCAAGAAGCCCACAACCTTAAATAAGATGAAAGCAAGAGAGCTTCAGCACAATGAAGACCGCCACAGCTGCAAAGTGCCCCTCTACCCACCAGCTCTGACTTACCCAGCAAATCAATAATGATGGAGTTGCCCAGGAGCAGAGAGAAGCCCATCAAGACCCAGGGCAGGAAAGGGGCCTGGAAGTTAAGGAGCCCGAAGAAGTTCATGCGGATGTAAGGGTTCCTGCGACTCCACACATACACCAGCATGATGGTGAAAGCCTGGCCCAGGAAAAACAAGCTGGCAAAGAGACCAAATAGCTAGGAACTACCGAGTCAAGGAAAAAACCTACCTTGCACACCACCTCCAGGCAGCACAGGATGTATGCAGCCAGGGAGGTTTCAGCTAACTGGCACGAAAGATGCTGCCCATGCCACCACATCTGTCCTGAGCTGGTTGAGATGCACCAATGCTCTCCCACACTCTACTTCCCTCCCTGTGCACCCCAGAACAAGACACTGCATGGCACCTACAGGGATTGCTCCTTAAGGTGCCTGCTACAACCAAAAGAGACCAGGGAGCTCTGGGCCTTCTCTATCAAGTGATCATCAGAAGGGACTTTCAGATTAGGGCTTTCATGCTGTCAGAGCCTGTGCTCTAAGGCAGCTGCAAGGCATTCCAAAGGGGTTTTGTACTTGGGAAGGAGATATTTCTCCTATCCAGAGGACTTTGGTTACTGCAAGACAAACTTAAGACAGGGACACATGGCAGTCTCTCCAGCCATTGGCCAGGTGCAGACAGATGGGCTCACAGTgcccagcacactgctggcctgCAGACACCcttctccctgtgctcacagctctgcattccccACTTAAGCTGTGGTTCATTTCCTTACACTCTCTTCAGACCTATTGAGCAGCCCTTCACCTCAGCCCTGCCACTGTCACTGGCTCAGCTGGAGGGCTCCTCACAGAGCTGAACAAGAGGCTTCCCTTCAGGTGGAGCTTCCAGATGCTGCCACACTGCCCTTAGGGATTAGGCAGCCCTTCCCACGCCAGGTGCATCAGCACTTTGCAGACATAACAAATACCAGAAGCTCTTCCTTTGGCTTGCTTCCACTCCTCTACGCACACTGGCTGGGCTCAGGCCAGGCTCCAGCCAACCCTTCAGGcccacagagcagagggagtgCAGGCACAGGGGTGCAGTAaggctccctgcctgcagcccacgGTGTTGGGGTTCCCCAACCAGCTGACCTGGCCCACAGACAGGTGCCTGCTGCAGACCACACACAGCAGCGTGGGACACAGCTGGCAGATGAGCCCCGTGCTATTCACAGCATCTCAGTACAGCCCACAGGGCCTCAGCCTGCTCAAAAGGATACTGTCATGAGAAACCCTCCAAAGAGGAACATGAAGACAAAGTCAGCTGTCCTGCCACGGAAGGAGCCTTCTTCTAGCATGCGGCAGTACCTGTACCTGAgagcaggagagaaaggaggggTATAGGAAATTAACAGCTGGCTGCCTGCATCCCCAGCAAGGCCTCACGAGGAACAGCCAGCTGCAAGTACAGGAGGTGATCAGCAGGTTTACAAGCACCAGAGCAGAATAGAAAGTCTCACACCACTGAGGTAGCTGTGGTGCTGCTActcatctgctgcagcagccacaccAGCAGCTTCATCCTCTAGCAGGGGGAACAACGGGAGGCCGTGAGCAGGGCCACCAACACCTGGGGAACAGCCCCAGAGTGCTGCATGGCAGGGCAGTGTGGAAGGGAGGAGGGACGGGGCATCACGGCTAAGCCAAAAAGGGAGCAGACAGCCTTACTGAGACCAAAGGATACAGAAATATCATgttgaaaaagaaactgaatccCAGGGGCCCAAAAAAGAGGAAGTTGGTGATCAGCCTCCAtatctgaaagagaagagagaacagGGGGTGGACAGGTGGCTCCCTTGCAATCTCATGGTCAGCAGCCCGATGCCCGGCACAGTGGGGTCAGCCCACACCCCGTACAGATGCCCCTACACACGGACCCCCACCCACACACCTTTTACTGGCCCAGACTGGAGAAGATTACTCTGTTTCAGGATGGAATTAGCACGGTTCAGCACCCGGAGCAAGTGTGACTGCTCACCCACAGCAAAGCTatcccagccccagcacagctgctaaGGATCTCACCCAGGGATGCAGGGGACGAGGTGGGGTTGAGCCATGGAAAAGGGGAACAGCAGGATGGTGTATAGCAGGGGAAGGCCAGGAGGAGCGAGCTCCATCTTGCAGTAAGGCACTGCCAGGCTAGGAGGCAGTTcttgcagggctggagcagccccTCCAGATGTGGTCAGGGCCCTGTGCCCCTGGGcaaggcctcacctggagcttCCTGAAGATGAGGTCGGGGTTGAAGTACAGCTGGAAGGGGGTGATGAACTCCAGCTGCTGAGAGACACGAGCAGGGcagctgccaccactgctgcttGCCAGGCACGCAGTGCCAGCTGCCCCAcaccctccccagcacagcaccccaGCGCCCGCGCCCCCAGCCCTCACCACGGCGGCGGTGGTGAGCACACAGGCCGTGGTGTAGGCGCGCGTCACGGCCGGCATGCCCAGGTACTCCTGCGCCAAGCCCTGGTAGGCCATGGCGCACGGCGACAGCGCCCGGCCGCGCCGCGGGGCCTTTAACAGCACCCCCCGCGGGCCGCCGACGCCACGCCCCCGCGAGCAGCGCTCGGCCAATCCCGACGCGACGGGCGGCGAGGGTTAGCCAATCGGAGAGCGCCTCATGACCTCGGCCTCCAACCCGGAACGGACCCGCTGCGGACGGTGACGGGCCGAGAAGGGGAGCGCCCCCGGGGTTCCGCCCCTTGGAGGCGGGGCGAGTGACGGTGGCCAACGGCGGCGGGCAGTGCGATTGGCTGATGGCTGAGGGAGGCGGGGCGGAGGGTCCCGCCCCCACTGAGGTGGCCAATCACGGGGAGAAAAGAGGACAAcagggggcggggcgggagcgCGCTGTGCACGTGGCTCTGTGCGGGGCTGCGCTGCCGCCGCGCTGCGAGTGACGCGCGCCCGCTGTGCGTGTGCCCAGGCCGTGCCCAGGCCAGGCGGTACGTCCCTGCACACCTGCTCTCTTCCCCTTCAGCCGCAGGGCTGGTGCCCTCGCAGCACAGCTTTCCCCGCAGCTAGCTGGCCCCTTCCTCTCCGGTTCACTCTGCAGCCAACAAATGACGCGTGCACCAACATTCAGAGGCGTTGGGGTTTCCGGAATTCATGCTACTGATTCAATCTCCTATCGCTCGTAGCATTGAGGTGCTTCCCCAGACTGTGAGATGTCAAACCAGGCAGCACAAGGTGCCTGCTCCCCATGAGGCTGTGCCAGGTGTACACAGAGCGCTCTCTGACGGCATGATCTGATAACGGTCTAAATAAACCACCATCCCTCAGTCCTGAGCTTTCCAGAGCTGCGTGCCATGCTGAGGAGCCAGGTCTAATTTTACAGCCaccctggctgcaggcagaggaagcGGCCTGCTATTGGGTTTCTGTAGGAGAAGGTTAAATCGTCACTGGGTTTTTAATGAGCCCTGAGATTCCTCTTTAAGCCCTCAGTTGATGGGAAGTGAAATCCTtagcagaggaaggagtgctTGTGTTTTCCACCGCATCCACTCTGACTGCTGTTTGATGAGGGACAAAACGCAGCTGGAAGGTGAGGGGACAGTGAGGTTAAAGCAACACAGagtgggagagaggaaaagatgagACAGGTGGGCACTGGGGGACGGGTCCTGAGTGCTCACAtactgagagcagcactgccagcctgaGCTGCACTGGGGACCATGGGAGTGGAGCCCAGGGGATGCTAAAACTGCAGCCAagtcaaaaaaaacccctcagcTGGAAAGgtcaaagagggaaaagagttcttgagtggggctgggggctctgctcagtgctgcttggATCCATGTGGTTGTTTCAGCCCCAAAGCTCCACTGCCACAGTTTTGTGTGTCAGCGTCGTGCAGCCCCAGCAGAAGTGCAACTGCAACTGAGTAAAAGAACTGAGAGTGAATAAATGGATGATGCAAGAAGTACATGAGTAAACATCTGCTCGTTTGGATGGAGGATTAGAGATTTCCTATCTGCTCTCACAGTCAGAAGCTGAGTTCAGGCACTGTGACTCCTGCCCCTACCTTGCTTGAACCAAGACTGGAGATAAACATTTAGAGCCCATTTGCTGGAAGGTCAGCctggaggaaggaagcagcctGGAGCCCAGCCTCACTAGCTACTAGGAGATGAGAATCCAAATGATCAGTCCTAATTACTGCATGTGCAAATCAGACTTCACATAAAAAGCAAGTAAATGTCATCACAGTATCatgttccttcttttcccttgttTGCCAGCCAAATTTTGAGAACTCTGCTTCTCCAGGCTTATACTTAAGGCTTTCTTTTTATAGGAATCAAGTGGGAAAGCAATGAAATGCATCCAGAGGCTCCGCCTTTAGCATGGGAAGAGGCCAGACAGACCTGTGACCCCTCCAGTTCCCAGGCAGCTTTCTGCCCATGATCTCACTTCCTTAGGAGAGCAGCCAAGCTGACTTCATGCATTACAGTACGCCCAGGGGCAGCTTCAGTCTGCATTACAATCCTTGTCACATTTTATGGTCTTTGGGAATTATGTCCTTCCGCCACTTCACGTCAGCCCAGCCACACAGCACTCATTGTATACCTTTGTAGGGATGCTGACAGGGCTTCTTCTATAAAACCATACAACCCAGttaaaacccacaaaaaaaccaaacccaatcGCTTTGTCTCAGCTGCAAGACAGTAGGAGGGACTGCCAGAACAGGAATGCTGCTCAGGAGCCGCTTTGCTGATTTCCTCCTGCCTGGTCCTGCTGTCCTTCCCCTGCCCAGGGACCAAAGCTGATGTGGGcacaggtgctgctggcagtggtCTGATGCCCAGACATTCAAATGGGCTCTGATAAAGGTCTATCTGGGTGCTCATGGAGCTGCCCGAAGAACAAATTGCCAGGGCTCCACCTGTAACTATTGTTCAGGTCACTCACAAGAACTGAAGTGCACTGGTATCAGAGGTAAGGCTTTCCCATGCACTGTTAGCAGTTCTGCACATGCAGGTACAGCGACAGTAATCTGTGGCACCATAAACTTTTGTGATCTACAAAGCAGCTCACAAGGAAACAGTCCTGGATGGGAAGAAGTCATGTGTGTTGCACACCCATCTCTGTGAATTCATCTGCTCTTTGACTTAAGTATGCACGTACTGCAAGGGAATGGTTTTGTGAAGGCACAGTGTCAGACAACCACGGTTACctctgtttttgttctctgcCTCCATGGGGGATTGTAAGGAATGTGCAAGCATTTGCCTGCGGTCACAGGTGAGTTTAATTCCACAACAGAAACCCAGCAGCTTCCTGTCTCGTTTCTGCAAACCGAAATAGCAAGgagtttgaaaacaaagaaagctccCCACGAGTTAGGCAACTCACAGACCTCAAGGAGGCACATGAGCAAAGATAAATGGGCTGTCGCAGAGTTCATCTCCTTTGTTTGTAGTAAATTATTGTGTGTAATTCGTGTTTCCTGTCCATAAATGCCAGAGGAACTTGAAGACATGGAATCTGTTCTAATTTACTAAAGACAAAAACAATTCCTCTCAAGTCCATCTGGAACTTGTTTTTATCATAATTGTTTTAGGCTCAGTAACGAGTTCAAGATCTAACTGCCCTCCCTAATTGTTTTAAGAATAAACAGATGCTCTATTTAAAGGCATCAGCTCCCCCTTTGCCCAGCGCAGCAATCGCTGGGGTCACGGGATGGAAGGAGTGGTACACCAATCAGCACAGACCCCAACAAGCAGTGCTCCTCCAATGGGGCCATTTGTGCCACCAGCAGTACTGGGGCAGGAAAATACACACAGTGAGTGTCCAGCTGGGGAGGTGTGCCCTCTATTCTCTCCTGCCATTAGTATGCTGCTTGTAGCTCCATCTGATGACCTTTAGCAGCGTGTCCTACCAGCAGATGGCACATGGCATGTCCCTCCAGCCGAGTTGCATGGCATGCAGCAGGACTGTGTTCACCCCAAGCCCTTTGCCAGACCAGCactccatcctgcagcagagccccacttctctgttttgtttggaaatCAGGACAAACTCATGCTGCCCACCCACCACATAAGGCTGAGTGAGCTGTCTGTGAGGTCTCACTcaccccagtgccccccagcgTGTGCTGTGCCAGACCTGTGCAAGGGACACATCCACGTGAGTGGGAATGTAGTTGCATGAGGAACACGTTCATAAAGGCACAGGGCACTGGAAAGGCTACTTCTGCTCTCAGACTCCATCCTTCCTGTACGGATGTTGGTTAGCGAGAGCCCCAGACCCACCACTAAGCAGTCACAAAGCAACTCTGCTCCAGTTCTGAAAGCTCCACTCCACGGACTCACAGCCCATGGATAAGCTGTGTATCCATAACTGCCCAGGGCACttgaaatatttactttcatATGTTTAATGcctataaataaattatttctcctTCACTGAAGGAGTGTCTATCACACATCAGCTCAGTGTACAGTTTGAGGGCTGAAGTCAGGGGAAGATGAATCATACTGAACTGGATGTTTGGTTGCTGGTggtattttatttgcttgtttgttagaaagaaaccaaaaatagCACTTACTGCTCAGCCCTCCAAGGACGAGTGGGTAGCACGGGGTTTGTGGTGAATCAAAGTTTatgttgtttttacttcttattGCTTTTTGTTCAGAGAGACAACCACTTCTGGCATACCATGAGGAAGATAATGTCACCTAAACCTCGTCGAGCAGAGCCTGGTCACATATCAAAACAAAGGCCCTCTTCTAAACCAGGTTCTGATCCTGAATTAAAGGCGTCAAGAGAGGAAACTGCTGTCTCTTagcacagttattttttttcccagtgcttcATCATTCCTGTTAAGTTCTGCCTTGTGATCTGTTCTCTGCACCATAGGTCGCCTCCCACAGCTGTCGCTGGGGAATGTCATTCAAGGGCACTCATTTTGTAACATTCATTTCATAACCACTGTGGCCAGTTGGCTAAGAGAACATCAGGCAACACTTATTTCCTATAAAAGAAGGTCTactttcagctgcagaaatgcagcacaTACACCTGGGTGTGCAGTCAGCTGCTGAAGGCAACAGAAGGGACATTTGCACTTTGGTTTTTACTGGAGTCAGGACTGTGTCCTAGTCCAGGTGGCTCTCAGCTGGGAACGTCTCTAACAAAAAGTCCTACCTGAAGTGAGCACTAAAGAAGATATCAGGATGCATCTGACGCTGTGACATCAGACAGGGCCATCCAGCACCATTTATTGCCACTTGGCACCACAAAGGATCCTCTCCTGCACTCAGGGATGGAGGTTTTGTTCTGCAGCTTGCTCTCTCTGGCCTTCAGATCACCCAGTTTCAACTAAGCCCCCGTGTCAGAGTATgatacaaagaacaaaaggaatAGCTCAGCTACAGCCTGACCTACTGCTCACAACAGGCTGAAAAAGGGCAATTCAATTACTAGTAGCAATTTGGCTTTCCTAGGTTTTCCCAGAGAACCCCTATTGTTTATCAGGAGGATGAAAACACCAAGCACTGACCCAGCACACAGGAGACAGTCGCTCTTCTGACACCCAGAAATGCCCACTTGCAGGTGAGCACCACGGGatccccccagcactgccctcacATCCCCCCAGCATCCGTGTGTCCCCTCAGGGCTGGAGAGCTGCCCAGTGACTGTGTGTCCCTGCTCCCCAAAGCTGCGGCAAAGCCCATTTCCTGAAGCTGTCATACGTTGTCTTGAACCTCACATAAATTGTGGGGATGGTCCTTACAGGAAAGGCAGAATGTTTGACAGGAACAGCTGGGCGAGATCCAGAACCCAGCCAGGGAATGGTTCCAGATCTGCCCTGTGGTTACAGAGCAGGGTATGTAAGGAGAATGCATCCTGTAGAGCCAAGCTGCATTAATAGAAACAGGGCCCCTCTTCTCCTCTCATGGTGTGCCTGCAGCTGGTCCAGAGGACCCCGGGGTGAGACCCCTGGCATGTAGGAACCTTtcagtgcagggcagagcaAAGGGTGTGCTGAGAGGCTTCTAACAGCAGGATTCTGCTAACTGCTCCTGCAGTTAGACCATTGCAGGCACAGAGATGCCATCACATTCTCCATATAGCTGTTGTCCCATACTTGTGGCATCACGTTTCACCTAATTATGACAAGCTGAGCTCAATGAGAAGGTATTTGAGGGAAGAGGGAGATAGGTCCCTACGgcagtgctggagagctgcTTCTTCCAGGAGTCGTGTGGCTGCAGCACGGCCCTTCATGCCAGTAACACAGCCCCAGGCTGGAGATCTTTCACCCACATCAGCTGGGACTCGATGAGAACTCATCCTGAGGGCTGAGCGTTGGCAATACTGTGATCTTTAAAGGCACGGCAGGAATCCAGCCGGCAACACAACCAATGCACCAGTCAGCATCACAGCACAATGCACACAGGTGCGAcggaggggaaagaaaagcatccaTTCACTCACCGAGGCCGCAGCTGGAGAAAGCGGAGAGCTCCCAGccgggctgcgcagagccaTGGCAGCAAACATCCCGTGCTGCTCCTGCCGCTCAGTGGCTGAAGGCGGAGCAGCACTCAGTGCCGCTATGCCCCGAAAGAGAATCTTCTGTAGAACGGGGTCGGCAGCAACAACTGACCGGGGACAAAGAGGGGTTTAAAAACAGTTGCACCTATTCTGATTTGTCTGAAACGTATAGAATGTATTGTATGGAAAGAAGCAAGCcattgctgtcactgctgccacaCCATCTTCAGCAGCTCACGTGGGACAAGGAACCGTTTCTGGAATGAAACCAGAATTGCCCAGAGCCCATCAGATCTGTCCTGCAGAAGTGATAGGTGGGAAGGGTGCAAAGCTGCCATCCTATCGAAAGATAAGCCAGAAGACAAAGGTGAAAGGTCATGGAAGAAGTCACCATTGCTGTGCAATAAAACCATTTCTACTTGTTAGAATTGAGCTGAAGCCTCTCAGAGGTAACGAGAGGACCTCCACTGCATAAAGGCATTTAATTGTTAACCAAGGTTTTGAAACAGAACTGAATTTCAATTTCGTACTCCAGAGGCGTGCCATAAATCCATTGTACGAGGACCTCTATGCCTCCGTGAGCAACTTTGAAGCTCTGTTGGGTCCTTGATTGTTACCTCCCACAGCACAAAACCACATACACTCCTTGGTATCAGCTGCCCTCAGAGCTTAGGAATTTGGGCAACTCTGGATCCTGCAGAATAATTTCCCCAAACTGCCACGTATTTGGAAGAAAGTTAATGGAACTGTGTTGTTAATGAACATGCAGCCCCATTTAGAGAATGTAAATCAGCTGGCAAGACACTTGCCAAGTCAAGTGTGTTATCCTAATGTAATAGGTGACTCaatacatagaatcatggaatggtttgagttggaagggacccttaagatcatcacgttccaacaccctgctacaggcagggtcacctccctctagaccaggttgctcacagccccatcccagcctggccttgaatgcttccagggagggagcaaCCACAGCTGCttcgggcaacctgttcagtctctcaccaccttcacagtaaagaatttcttcctggtGTCTAAGTAACCTGTTCCTGCTTCCACTCCCCATAAGCTTTCTTTTAGAGCTTAAGTAAGTCCATGAGCTTCTTGTTGATCCACAGAGGCTTCCCAGCATTCTtgcctgcctttctttttcttggcatGCACTGCTTCTGGGCTTGGAGGAGATGGTCCTTGAACACCAACCAGCTTTCTTGGGCACCTCTTCCCTCCAGGGATTTCTC of Gallus gallus isolate bGalGal1 chromosome 15, bGalGal1.mat.broiler.GRCg7b, whole genome shotgun sequence contains these proteins:
- the DERL3 gene encoding derlin-3 isoform X3; translation: MAYQGLAQEYLGMPAVTRAYTTACVLTTAAVLEFITPFQLYFNPDLIFRKLQIWRLITNFLFFGPLGFSFFFNMIFLYRYCRMLEEGSFRGRTADFVFMFLFGGFLMTLFGLFASLFFLGQAFTIMLVYVWSRRNPYIRMNFFGLLNFQAPFLPWVLMGFSLLLGNSIIIDLLGIAVGHIYYFLEDVFPNQPGGKKLLLTPSFLKMVFDTPEEDPNYNPLPEDHPANQPGDQDQQQQRPL
- the DERL3 gene encoding derlin-3 isoform X2 gives rise to the protein MAYQGLAQEYLGMPAVTRAYTTACVLTTAAVLEFITPFQLYFNPDLIFRKLQIWRLITNFLFFGPLGFSFFFNMIFLYRYCRMLEEGSFRGRTADFVFMFLFGGFLMTLFGLFASLFFLGQAFTIMLVYVWSRRNPYIRMNFFGLLNFQAPFLPWVLMGFSLLLGNSIIIDLLGIAVGHIYYFLEDVFPNQPGGKKLLLTPSFLWYLTHLKRIQTITPSLRIILQTNLETKTSSSSVHCNRGLLCGRIPLCWLDFCCAPGISLE
- the DERL3 gene encoding derlin-3 — its product is MAYQGLAQEYLGMPAVTRAYTTACVLTTAAVQLEFITPFQLYFNPDLIFRKLQIWRLITNFLFFGPLGFSFFFNMIFLYRYCRMLEEGSFRGRTADFVFMFLFGGFLMTLFGLFASLFFLGQAFTIMLVYVWSRRNPYIRMNFFGLLNFQAPFLPWVLMGFSLLLGNSIIIDLLGIAVGHIYYFLEDVFPNQPGGKKLLLTPSFLKMVFDTPEEDPNYNPLPEDHPANQPGDQDQQQQRPL
- the DERL3 gene encoding derlin-3 isoform X1; its protein translation is MAYQGLAQEYLGMPAVTRAYTTACVLTTAAVQLEFITPFQLYFNPDLIFRKLQIWRLITNFLFFGPLGFSFFFNMIFLYRYCRMLEEGSFRGRTADFVFMFLFGGFLMTLFGLFASLFFLGQAFTIMLVYVWSRRNPYIRMNFFGLLNFQAPFLPWVLMGFSLLLGNSIIIDLLGIAVGHIYYFLEDVFPNQPGGKKLLLTPSFLWYLTHLKRIQTITPSLRIILQTNLETKTSSSSVHCNRGLLCGRIPLCWLDFCCAPGISLE